The Clarias gariepinus isolate MV-2021 ecotype Netherlands chromosome 4, CGAR_prim_01v2, whole genome shotgun sequence genome window below encodes:
- the LOC128520602 gene encoding ankyrin repeat domain-containing protein 34A: protein MGDGGALRTEGNALLKAVFQGKLRLARLLLEGGAYINEGNERGETPIMAACMAGYDDVQTRQKMVRYLLEKGADLNIPDKSGRTALMHACAERAGKDVVSLLLENGADPSLKDYSGSSALMHAINKGDRETLQILLDACKAKGKEVIIITTDTSPSGTKKTKQYLNSPPSPGVVDKLSPACMSPSEVEIRTSNSPAGEEEEGIFSFALTSALPLPSNRPPGERRPPPRKLLKRLNSEPWGLVAPSILAERGEMLEGSLAEEDKVVSEMNGMSISGPGRPLLSRRHSIETHDPCSPKLIDRSCSEDCAALCGSSWADKVQQHQSLYRRNTAPESQENAGLNRALAHPKLTRMEHYESDTHLCPESIPGSPDSGRVSVERRKYNASPLSLVASSSRESLESIPNSVSPITMRRRPPGLLERRGSGTLLLDHISHTRPGFLPPLNVNPQRPIPDIRTNGKASSPVHSGNKILLPVAPTSPKRVLDFKMKKKLMRRHSMQTEQMKQLSTFQELIAEKVMEVNGD from the coding sequence ATGGGTGATGGAGGAGCTCTGCGGACAGAGGGAAATGCCCTGCTCAAGGCCGTGTTCCAAGGCAAGCTCCGCCTTGCCCGTTTGCTACTGGAGGGAGGTGCATACATCAATGAAGGCAATGAGCGAGGGGAGACACCTATCATGGCTGCCTGCATGGCAGGATATGATGACGTGCAGACGCGGCAGAAAATGGTACGCTACCTTTTAGAGAAAGGTGCTGACCTAAACATCCCTGATAAATCAGGCCGGACTGCCTTGATGCACGCATGTGCTGAGCGGGCTGGTAAAGATGTTGTGTCACTCCTCCTGGAGAATGGCGCAGACCCAAGTCTCAAAGACTACTCTGGGTCCTCAGCTCTAATGCATGCCATCAACAAAGGAGACCGTGAAACCCTGCAGATACTTCTAGATGCCTGTAAGGCCAAAGGCAAAGAGGTGATCATTATAACCACAGATACATCACCATCAGGTACTAAGAAGACCAAGCAGTACCTGAACTCTCCACCTTCACCCGGTGTGGTGGACAAACTCTCACCGGCATGCATGTCTCCATCAGAGGTGGAGATCCGAACCTCAAACTCACCTGCtggagaagaggaggaagggATCTTTAGCTTTGCTCTTACTTCCGCCCTCCCCTTGCCCTCAAACAGGCCCCCGGGTGAAAGGAGACCACCACCACGTAAGCTTCTCAAAAGACTGAATTCAGAGCCCTGGGGCCTAGTCGCACCAAGCATACTGGCTGAGAGAGGTGAGATGTTGGAGGGCAGCCTAGCAGAGGAGGACAAGGTGGTGTCAGAGATGAATGGCATGTCAATCTCTGGTCCAGGTAGACCACTGCTTTCACGCAGACACAGCATTGAAACTCATGACCCCTGCTCACCAAAGCTGATTGACCGCTCCTGCTCCGAAGATTGTGCAGCCCTCTGTGGTTCCTCTTGGGCTGACAAGGTACAGCAGCATCAATCACTGTACCGCAGAAACACAGCACCTGAGTCACAAGAGAATGCGGGTCTCAATCGTGCTCTGGCTCACCCCAAACTTACACGCATGGAACACTATGAGTCTGATACACACCTGTGTCCTGAGTCCATTCCCGGTTCTCCAGATTCTGGTCGTGTGTCTGTAGAACGGCGCAAATACAATGCCTCACCACTATCATTAGTTGCCAGTTCCTCACGGGAGTCCCTAGAAAGCATCCCAAACTCGGTGTCCCCCATCACTATGAGGAGGAGACCACCTGGCTTACTGGAGCGGAGGGGCTCTGGCACACTTCTACTGGACCACATCTCACACACTCGGCCTGGATTTCTTCCCCCGCTCAATGTCAACCCCCAGCGACCCATTCCGGACATCCGAACCAATGGCAAGGCCTCTTCACCCGTGCACTCTGGAAACAAGATCCTGCTGCCTGTAGCACCCACATCACCAAAGCGTGTTCTGGATTTCAAGATGAAGAAGAAGTTGATGAGGCGGCATTCCATGCAGACAGAACAGATGAAGCAGCTCTCCACCTTTCAGGAGCTAATAGCAGAGAAGGTCATGGAGGTCAACGGAGACTAA